A portion of the Leptospirales bacterium genome contains these proteins:
- a CDS encoding UDP-glucose/GDP-mannose dehydrogenase family protein, with protein MKIGVVGTGYVGLVAGACFAEYGNQVSCVDIDQSKIDGLIRGEMPIYEPGLEELCLRNSRAGRLQFTTNLQLAVEQSEILFIAVGTPDGGDGHPDLKGVLAVAEAIGAAMPSYRIIVNKSTVPVGAADRVREAVARRASCEFDVVSNPEFLREGRALDDFMKPERVVIGADSARASARMRELYAPFVKETDAPILELGVRSAELAKYACNTFLALKISFANEMANLSDLMGANYEEVRHVLGSDSRIGRQFLYAGIGYGGSCFPKDVRALVQLSRNSNYASPLIESIETVNERQKLRIFELVQTHFAEAGLAGKTFAIWGLAFKPGTDDMRDAPSIQVIRSLLAAGARVRANDPAAQATARAVFGDSIQYCEMYESLSGADALLLLTEWPDYKEPDFERILKELKTPVLFDGRNMYDPLLLERYGFRRFGIGLNSARGGAGQ; from the coding sequence ATGAAAATTGGAGTGGTCGGCACCGGTTATGTCGGTCTTGTTGCGGGCGCCTGCTTCGCCGAATACGGCAATCAAGTCTCGTGCGTTGATATTGACCAATCGAAAATCGATGGCTTAATACGCGGCGAGATGCCAATCTACGAGCCGGGCCTCGAAGAGCTTTGTCTGCGCAACAGTCGCGCCGGACGTTTGCAATTTACAACCAATCTGCAGCTTGCAGTAGAGCAAAGTGAAATCCTTTTCATTGCCGTGGGTACGCCGGATGGGGGCGATGGGCATCCCGATCTCAAGGGAGTTCTGGCGGTGGCAGAAGCAATCGGCGCTGCCATGCCTTCTTACAGAATCATAGTGAATAAGAGCACAGTGCCGGTAGGAGCCGCCGACCGGGTGCGCGAGGCTGTAGCCCGGCGAGCAAGCTGCGAGTTTGACGTCGTCTCCAATCCCGAGTTCTTGCGCGAGGGACGCGCCCTTGATGATTTTATGAAGCCCGAACGGGTGGTGATTGGCGCGGATAGTGCGCGCGCCTCGGCTAGAATGCGCGAGCTCTACGCGCCCTTCGTAAAGGAAACCGATGCTCCCATTCTGGAACTTGGCGTTCGGTCGGCGGAACTGGCCAAATACGCCTGCAATACATTTCTGGCGTTGAAGATATCCTTTGCCAATGAAATGGCGAATCTCAGCGATTTGATGGGGGCCAACTACGAGGAAGTCCGCCATGTGCTTGGTTCGGATAGTAGAATTGGAAGGCAGTTCCTTTATGCTGGCATCGGCTACGGCGGCTCCTGCTTTCCCAAGGATGTTCGAGCGCTGGTCCAGCTTTCACGTAACAGTAACTACGCCTCGCCCTTGATTGAAAGCATTGAGACCGTCAACGAACGCCAAAAGCTGCGAATTTTCGAATTGGTGCAAACACACTTTGCTGAGGCCGGTCTGGCTGGAAAAACCTTCGCCATCTGGGGACTCGCTTTCAAACCGGGAACTGACGATATGCGCGACGCCCCATCGATTCAAGTGATTCGATCCTTGCTGGCAGCTGGCGCGCGCGTGCGCGCCAACGATCCGGCGGCTCAGGCCACTGCACGCGCCGTCTTTGGCGATTCGATTCAATACTGTGAGATGTACGAAAGCCTCTCCGGCGCCGATGCGCTGTTGCTGCTCACCGAGTGGCCGGACTACAAAGAGCCGGATTTTGAGCGAATACTCAAAGAGCTGAAGACGCCGGTGCTTTTTGACGGCCGAAACATGTATGATCCTCTGCTTCTGGAAAGGTACGGCTTCAGACGCTTTGGCATCGGCCTGAATTCTGCGCGCGGCGGCGCCGGCCAGTGA
- a CDS encoding tetratricopeptide repeat protein, giving the protein MNRNTIARGLDLAIVIGAGILVFALWSSFQNRFNADDPAAGIEAELADLEQRWRQQGRFADLMLLTELHNRLSQWDLSAALLNDALRSAELSDSQRFQALVQLSRTQLLRGDRDSAMAAAEAATRLHPERAPGYNRRGDVHLRGGENRAALSEFRTAEQVDPHDAESYERQAAALVASGDAPGARAALDRGLRVNPSDARAAEQLARAQAAAGDSAAALRVVQQSLRHNPRDSRLHALRGDLLRLRGDSAGALAAYERAGALDRRNSYAFAQAGALRQQTGEDELALRHYQQALRYDPRNAELAERVAALNQTSINQRRPISAQNQSDAGRPPEESAQVSDIIVRSRDENGREQEQRIALSDRNSTAAIAGESADIAALLNQGREFYRQQRYGEALDRFQRVERLAPQNSEAPYLAGRALQKLGREEDALASYARSVRLNPRDPRASYHAGELHLDRSRYARAVESFDEALRADPAHDHAVYNRAIALDRLNRNDQALEAYRRSLQINPGRWSAALNLALLLKRTNRPTAALDILNQYTQANPAVAQLQFQRGEVLMGLKRYSEAAESYAQALAARPDYFEAALNRGLSLLRANRASAAIEALEGSLRIRSNDVDALTALGMAFKAQRRNDLALQRFLQALSVAPGNPAASIEATPLLLQSDRKEEARRIMIQAAAANPRNHQVQFNAGNLFRVLGDLAAAADCYRRAIELQPGSEEAYLNLALAYRNAGKQSDAATTYRRLLAQRPDSLEAMEQLGYLELQDAATHEHGRSLLARCLERRPEHPNAARIRAALSSP; this is encoded by the coding sequence GTGAATCGCAATACAATTGCCCGTGGCCTGGACCTGGCCATTGTCATTGGCGCAGGAATCCTTGTTTTTGCACTATGGTCTTCATTTCAGAATCGGTTCAACGCGGATGACCCGGCTGCTGGCATCGAAGCGGAGCTTGCCGACCTGGAGCAGCGCTGGCGACAGCAGGGGCGATTCGCCGATCTCATGCTGTTGACGGAACTTCACAATCGCCTGAGCCAATGGGATCTGAGCGCTGCTCTATTGAACGATGCGCTACGGTCCGCAGAACTGTCCGACAGTCAGCGCTTTCAAGCGCTGGTGCAACTCTCACGGACGCAACTGTTGCGCGGGGATCGTGATTCAGCAATGGCTGCTGCGGAGGCCGCGACCCGTTTGCACCCCGAGCGCGCGCCGGGCTACAATCGCCGCGGCGATGTACATCTTCGGGGCGGAGAGAACCGGGCGGCGCTGAGCGAATTTCGAACCGCTGAGCAAGTTGATCCCCATGATGCCGAATCCTATGAACGACAGGCCGCGGCTCTTGTTGCCAGCGGCGATGCACCTGGCGCCCGAGCGGCGCTGGATCGCGGATTGCGAGTCAATCCTTCGGATGCACGCGCTGCAGAACAGCTGGCGCGGGCGCAAGCGGCGGCCGGCGATAGCGCGGCCGCTCTGCGCGTGGTGCAACAGTCTCTGCGTCATAATCCGCGCGACAGTCGTTTGCATGCGCTGCGCGGCGACCTGCTTCGATTGCGCGGCGACAGCGCTGGCGCATTGGCGGCCTACGAGCGGGCTGGCGCGCTGGATCGGCGTAACTCCTATGCCTTTGCTCAGGCCGGCGCGCTCCGGCAGCAGACCGGCGAAGATGAACTTGCGCTGAGACATTATCAGCAGGCCTTGCGTTATGATCCGCGCAATGCTGAGCTTGCGGAGCGCGTTGCTGCCCTGAATCAGACTTCGATCAATCAGCGAAGGCCGATCTCTGCACAGAATCAAAGCGACGCAGGTCGCCCGCCCGAAGAGTCGGCGCAGGTCAGCGATATCATCGTGCGTTCGCGCGACGAAAATGGACGCGAGCAGGAGCAAAGGATTGCACTGTCCGATCGAAATTCTACCGCAGCTATTGCCGGCGAAAGCGCCGACATCGCTGCCCTGCTCAATCAGGGTCGCGAATTTTATCGACAACAGCGCTACGGCGAAGCTCTGGATCGATTTCAGCGCGTCGAACGGCTGGCGCCACAAAATTCCGAAGCGCCCTACCTGGCCGGCCGCGCCTTGCAGAAGCTCGGTCGCGAGGAAGATGCACTGGCCAGCTATGCCCGTTCTGTACGCCTGAATCCCCGCGATCCCAGAGCCAGCTACCACGCCGGCGAACTTCATCTCGACCGCAGTCGCTATGCGCGCGCCGTAGAAAGTTTTGACGAAGCGCTGCGCGCTGATCCTGCGCATGACCATGCTGTCTACAACCGTGCAATCGCTCTCGATCGACTGAACCGCAATGATCAGGCGCTGGAGGCTTACCGTCGATCGCTGCAAATCAATCCGGGCCGCTGGTCGGCGGCATTGAATTTAGCGCTGCTTCTGAAGCGAACCAATCGACCAACTGCTGCGCTTGATATCCTGAATCAATATACGCAGGCCAACCCAGCAGTTGCACAGCTGCAATTTCAGCGCGGCGAAGTCCTGATGGGTCTGAAGCGCTACAGCGAGGCCGCAGAAAGCTACGCCCAGGCCCTTGCTGCGCGGCCCGATTATTTCGAGGCGGCGCTCAATCGCGGCCTGAGTCTGCTGCGCGCCAATCGCGCCAGCGCCGCGATCGAGGCGCTTGAGGGATCATTGCGCATACGCAGCAATGATGTCGATGCCCTCACTGCGCTTGGAATGGCGTTCAAAGCGCAAAGAAGAAACGACCTGGCCCTGCAGCGATTCCTGCAGGCGCTGAGCGTGGCGCCTGGCAACCCGGCAGCCAGCATTGAAGCGACGCCATTGCTTCTGCAATCCGACCGAAAAGAAGAGGCCAGGCGGATCATGATCCAGGCGGCCGCCGCCAATCCGCGGAATCACCAGGTGCAGTTCAATGCCGGCAACTTGTTTCGCGTTTTGGGCGACCTTGCTGCCGCCGCCGACTGCTACCGCCGCGCCATTGAGCTGCAGCCTGGGAGCGAGGAGGCCTACCTGAATCTGGCCCTTGCCTATCGAAACGCGGGAAAGCAGAGCGATGCAGCGACAACCTACCGGCGCCTGTTGGCCCAGCGTCCTGATAGCCTGGAGGCGATGGAACAGCTGGGGTATCTGGAACTACAAGATGCGGCGACGCATGAGCACGGCCGCAGCTTACTGGCGCGCTGCCTGGAGCGACGGCCGGAGCACCCCAATGCCGCTCGCATTCGGGCTGCGCTTTCCTCGCCCTGA